A region from the Flavobacteriales bacterium genome encodes:
- a CDS encoding ParB/RepB/Spo0J family partition protein, whose protein sequence is MTKKRGLGRGLSALLEDNSTEVIARPEGVRAEDVAPPRAGGTISTIPVDQIEPNPFQPRTSFSQEALLELATSIRSLGIIQPVTVRKMGYNRYQLISGERRFRASQAAGLKEVPAYVRVANDEAMLEMALVENIQREELDAIEVAISFQRLVDEVKLTHEELSHKVGKDRATITNYLRLLKLPAEVQLGLRQRQIAMGHARALINVPDPARQIELYHLIVESQLSVRQVEELAREKKFTNNKPAKATIVHFRDLAKQLTKQLGVKVNVKGDVRGKGKFEIPFADALEMEAIVKRFPN, encoded by the coding sequence ATGACGAAGAAACGTGGGCTGGGCCGTGGGCTCAGCGCCTTGCTGGAAGACAACAGCACGGAAGTGATCGCGCGCCCCGAAGGTGTGCGGGCCGAGGACGTTGCGCCGCCGCGGGCAGGTGGCACCATCAGCACCATTCCTGTCGACCAGATAGAACCCAACCCGTTCCAACCGCGCACCTCCTTCAGCCAAGAAGCGCTACTGGAATTGGCCACCAGCATCCGTTCGCTCGGCATCATCCAGCCGGTGACGGTGAGGAAGATGGGCTACAACCGCTACCAGCTCATCAGCGGTGAGCGGCGTTTCCGTGCGAGCCAGGCCGCGGGGTTGAAGGAGGTTCCAGCATACGTCCGCGTGGCGAACGATGAGGCCATGCTGGAGATGGCGCTCGTGGAGAACATCCAGCGCGAAGAACTCGACGCCATCGAAGTGGCCATCAGCTTCCAACGCCTGGTGGACGAGGTGAAACTGACGCACGAAGAGCTGAGCCACAAAGTGGGCAAGGACCGCGCAACCATCACCAACTACCTGCGCCTGCTGAAGCTGCCCGCCGAAGTGCAGCTGGGCCTCCGCCAGCGGCAGATCGCCATGGGGCATGCACGCGCGCTCATCAATGTGCCCGATCCCGCCCGCCAGATCGAACTCTACCACCTCATCGTTGAGAGCCAACTGAGCGTGCGGCAAGTGGAGGAATTGGCGAGAGAGAAGAAGTTCACCAACAACAAGCCGGCAAAGGCCACCATCGTGCACTTCCGTGATCTGGCCAAACAACTCACCAAACAGCTCGGCGTGAAGGTGAACGTGAAAGGCGATGTGCGCGGCAAGGGAAAGTTCGAGATCCCCTTTGCCGATGCCTTGGAGATGGAGGCCATCGTGAAGCGCTTCCCGAACTGA
- the dapB gene encoding 4-hydroxy-tetrahydrodipicolinate reductase, which translates to MNIALLGYGKMGKAIEAAALQRGHTIGLKVGSSNAGTAPTGCDVAIEFSKPEHALANLRLCLNAGVPVVVGTTGWYDHLAEVKALVHEHNGSLLWASNFSIGVNLFFRLNKQLTRLMDPQAAYHVHIDEVHHIHKLDAPSGTAITLARDIDLNSQRYSGWALQSSGQAYSPLSTGEGTGVRPIPIASERTGEVPGKHSISWTSEEDRIVITHEAFSRQGFATGAVVAAEWLRGRTGLFTMDDVLDEVR; encoded by the coding sequence ATGAACATCGCCTTGCTCGGCTACGGAAAAATGGGCAAGGCCATCGAGGCTGCTGCTCTGCAACGCGGGCACACCATCGGCTTGAAGGTGGGCAGTAGCAACGCCGGTACGGCACCCACCGGCTGCGATGTGGCCATCGAATTCAGTAAGCCGGAGCATGCCCTGGCCAACTTGCGGCTTTGCCTGAATGCAGGCGTTCCCGTGGTGGTGGGTACCACAGGGTGGTACGACCATCTGGCCGAGGTGAAAGCGCTGGTGCACGAACACAACGGCAGCTTGCTCTGGGCGAGCAATTTCAGCATCGGGGTCAACCTCTTCTTCCGGCTGAACAAACAGTTGACCCGGCTGATGGACCCACAGGCGGCCTACCATGTCCACATCGACGAGGTGCACCACATCCACAAGCTGGATGCACCCAGCGGAACCGCCATCACCCTGGCGCGCGATATCGACCTGAATTCGCAGCGGTACAGTGGCTGGGCCTTGCAGTCATCTGGCCAAGCGTACTCTCCCCTCTCCACTGGAGAGGGGACGGGGGTGAGGCCCATTCCCATCGCCAGCGAACGCACCGGCGAGGTACCCGGCAAGCACAGTATCTCCTGGACGAGCGAGGAAGACCGCATCGTCATCACGCACGAGGCGTTCTCAAGACAGGGCTTCGCAACGGGCGCAGTGGTAGCAGCCGAGTGGCTACGCGGCCGAACGGGGCTCTTCACAATGGACGATGTGCTGGACGAGGTCCGCTGA